A window of Saccharomyces eubayanus strain FM1318 chromosome XII, whole genome shotgun sequence contains these coding sequences:
- the NSE1 gene encoding Smc5-Smc6 complex subunit NSE1 encodes MEVYKERVSTSAKGDATAKYLLQYILSARGICHENSLILALMRLETDASTFDAQWSIQQWIDKLNDHINAINVRLNLLGYKIVRINHGIGRNAVTMKNRKNFGLFENNAAARAHGGSAPDSQVTVLPESNRFFVYVNLASTEETKLATRFNQNEIEFIKWAIEQFMVNGETIIKGPALETSVVVKEINCILMAATGNSNLPKWVKSCTFTVGSTDLLQFQELTAMEIEDLLLRLCELKWFYRTREGKLGIDLRCIAELEEYLTSTYNLNTCQNCHKLVLQGVRCGHESCRNENNEDGENGLPQIWHVDCFKHYITHVSKNCDRCGSLLITDGVYVL; translated from the coding sequence ATTTGCCATgaaaattcattgatcctagCCCTAATGAGACTGGAAACTGATGCTTCGACGTTTGACGCGCAATGGTCGATCCAGCAGTGGATAGACAAGCTGAATGATCACATCAATGCCATAAATGTAAGACTAAACCTTCTGGGCTATAAGATCGTTCGAATTAACCATGGGATTGGTAGAAATGCAGTGACTATGAAAAACAGGAAGAATTTTGGGCTCTTCGAAAATAATGCAGCTGCTCGAGCCCATGGTGGTAGTGCACCGGATTCGCAAGTGACGGTACTGCCAGAGAGTAACCGATTTTTTGTCTATGTTAACTTGGCGTCCACGGAGGAGACCAAGTTAGCCACTCGGTTTAATCAAAATGAGATCGAGTTTATTAAGTGGGCCATTGAGCAATTCATGGTTAATGGGGAGACTATAATCAAGGGTCCGGCACTGGAGACCTCAGTCGTCGTGAAGGAGATCAACTGTATTCTCATGGCAGCCACGGGGAACTCCAATCTGCCGAAATGGGTTAAATCCTGTACTTTCACTGTGGGGTCCACGGATCTCTTACAGTTTCAAGAGTTGACGGCAATGGAGATTGAAGATTTGTTGCTCCGATTGTGTGAACTGAAATGGTTTTACAGAACTAGGGAGGGGAAGCTCGGCATTGATCTTCGCTGCATTGCAGAACTAGAAGAATACTTGACATCTACTTATAATTTAAACACTTGTCAAAATTGCCATAAATTGGTCCTTCAAGGCGTTAGATGCGGCCACGAATCGTGccgaaatgaaaataacgAAGACGGAGAGAACGGCCTACCCCAAATTTGGCACGTTGATTGCTTCAAGCATTATATAACACATGTAAGTAAAAACTGTGATCGTTGTGGTTCGTTACTAATCACAGATGGTGTATACGTTCTTTAA
- the PAM18 gene encoding Pam18p, protein MSSQGNTANSIEAPQLPIPGQVNGSANVDLGGSGLNTSVPGSLQGQKAGMDLYFDQAMDYMGEHPVLTGFGAFLTLYFTAGAYKSISKRLNGGKSATSFLKGGFDPKMNSKEALQILNLTENTLSKKKLKEVHRKIMLANHPDKGGSPFVATKINEAKDFLEKRGISKEK, encoded by the coding sequence ATGAGCTCCCAAGGAAATACCGCTAACTCTATCGAAGCACCACAACTACCTATTCCTGGTCAAGTCAATGGTTCCGCAAATGTCGATCTTGGTGGGTCTGGCTTGAACACCAGCGTCCCTGGTAGCCTTCAAGGCCAGAAAGCTGGCATGGATCTTTATTTTGACCAGGCTATGGACTACATGGGAGAACACCCTGTTTTAACAGGTTTCGGGGCCTTTTTAACCCTATACTTCACAGCCGGTGCATACAAATCGATATCGAAACGGTTAAACGGTGGGAAGTCTGCtacttctttcttaaaAGGCGGGTTCGatccaaaaatgaattCTAAAGAGGCTTTACAGATTCTAAATCTAACAGAAAACACATTGtctaagaaaaaattgaaagaagtCCATAGGAAAATCATGTTAGCCAACCATCCAGATAAGGGTGGTTCGCCATTTGTGGCTACCAAGATAAACGAAGCCAAAGATTTTTTAGAGAAAAGGGGTAtaagtaaagaaaaatga
- the RLP24 gene encoding ATPase-activating ribosome biosynthesis protein, translated as MRIYQCHFCSSPCYPGHGIMFVRNDAKEFRFCRSKCHKAFKQRRNPRKLKWTKAFRKAAGKELAVDSTLTFAQRRNVPVRYNRELVATTLKAMARIEEIRQKRERAFYKNRMRGNREKDFLRDKRLVESNPELLRIREVQIAKNLAKEQERAELENQQEESEEEEEDMEIDSDEEEEEQLEKQKILLKNKRRNSKKIAF; from the coding sequence ATGAGAATTTACCAATGTCATTTTTGCTCATCTCCATGTTATCCAGGTCATGGGATCATGTTTGTACGTAACGATGCTAAAGAATTCAGATTCTGTCGTTCGAAATGTCACAAGGCATTCAAGCAACGTCGTAACCcaagaaaattaaaatGGACTAAAGCTTTCAGAAAGGCTGCTGGTAAAGAATTGGCTGTGGATTCTACCTTGACTTTCGcccaaagaagaaatgtTCCTGTTAGATACAACAGAGAACTAGTTGCCACAACTTTGAAGGCCATGGCCAGAATCGAAGAAATCAGACAAAAACGTGAAAGAGCCTTCTACAAGAATAGAATGAGAGGTAACAGAGAAAAGGACTTCTTGAGAGATAAGAGATTGGTCGAATCTAACCCTGAACTATTGAGAATCAGAGAAGTCCAAATCGCCAAGAATTTGGCcaaggaacaagaaagagCCGAATTAGAAaaccaacaagaagaatctgaagaagaagaagaagacatggAAATTGAcagtgatgaagaagaagaagaacaattagaaaagcaaaagatcTTGctaaagaacaaaagaagaaattcaaagaaaattgctTTTTAG
- the TEN1 gene encoding Ten1p, which yields MSQLVVDLKHLKTLAKRYEITDGIDDGDEKKHNRIQSSKRFRMVVQLVDFLFCERNKERTDGLFCKMVVRNLCCSGVINGGEEMSLYMSERLFSAHKDDPMLINGQILDIRIGLWYGTYQSPPIFETIDFKILSQSDVCEFCEFIRSPIGETFLNISNS from the coding sequence ATGAGTCAGCTAGTGGTAGATTTGAAACACCTGAAAACATTAGCAAAGAGGTACGAAATCACTGATGGTATTGATGATGGAGACGAGAAGAAGCACAACCGTATTCAATCATCTAAAAGATTTAGAATGGTCGTTCAGTTAGTAGACTTCTTGTTCTGTGAGCGTAATAAAGAACGCACTGACGGCCTTTTCTGTAAGATGGTGGTAAGGAACCTTTGCTGTTCTGGTGTAATAAATGGTGGAGAAGAGATGAGTCTATATATGAGCGAGCGATTGTTTTCGGCTCATAAAGACGATCCCATGTTAATAAATGGACAGATCCTTGACATTCGAATTGGATTATGGTACGGAACGTACCAAAGCCCGCCAATCTTTGAAACTATCGACTTCAAGATTTTATCTCAGAGTGATGTTTGCGAGTTTTGTGAATTTATCAGATCACCAATCGGTGAAACTTTTCTAAACATTTCTAATTCGTAG
- the LOT6 gene encoding flavin-dependent quinone reductase — translation MKVGIIMGSVRTKRVCPEIAAYVKRTIENDQSLCNQNIELQIIDLNQVALPLYEDDDDLIPAQVKDVDGYVDSRTRLWSRTVSSLDVFIFVTPQYNWGYPAALKNAIDRVYHEWRGKSAIVVSYGGHGGDKCNRQLQEVLQGLKMNVVGGVSMSIPVGVIPLPEGTVPGFSVYNEEILQLVASCIKNTNSRQ, via the coding sequence ATGAAAGTCGGGATTATAATGGGGTCCGTCAGGACTAAGAGGGTGTGCCCCGAAATCGCAGCCTACGTGAAACGTACAATTGAAAACGATCAAAGCTTATGCaatcaaaatatagaaTTACAAATAATAGATTTGAACCAGGTTGCGCTACCTTTATatgaagacgatgacgacTTGATTCCGGCTCAAGTAAAAGACGTGGATGGGTACGTGGACAGCAGGACCCGCTTGTGGAGCCGCACAGTTAGCTCATTGGACGTCTTTATCTTCGTTACACCCCAGTACAACTGGGGTTATCCAGCCGCTTTAAAAAATGCCATAGACCGTGTTTACCATGAGTGGCGTGGCAAAAGCGCCATAGTGGTAAGCTACGGCGGCCATGGTGGTGATAAGTGCAACCGTCAATTACAAGAGGTACTACAGGGATTGAAAATGAACGTCGTAGGTGGAGTCTCTATGAGTATCCCAGTAGGTGTTATACCGTTGCCAGAGGGGACGGTCCCCGGGTTTAGTGTATACAATGAAGAGATTTTGCAGTTAGTGGCTTCTTGCATTAAGAATACAAATAGTAGACAGTAG
- the GAT3 gene encoding Gat3p, protein MNIKTLCHQEYKRISIQSLLNPLEEAVTGESLHSHVISGNKATPGSSHTHTKNGPAAQQDVQKRRGITRKCPQCDIVKTSPQWREGPNGEVTLCNACGLFYRKVFLVFGKSLAKRYFDEIKGASVKRKVPRSLYGVMRTH, encoded by the coding sequence ATGAATATCAAAACTTTGTGCCATCAAGAGTACAAAAGAATTTCGATCCAATCATTGCTAAACCCGCTTGAGGAGGCAGTAACCGGTGAGAGTCTCCACTCTCATGTTATATCCGGTAATAAAGCCACTCCTGGGTCCTCACATACACATACAAAAAATGGGCCTGCAGCTCAACAGGATGtacaaaagagaagaggGATCACCAGAAAATGTCCCCAGTGCGATATAGTAAAAACTTCCCCGCAATGGAGAGAAGGTCCCAATGGAGAGGTCACGTTATGCAATGCCTGCGGTCTCTTCTATAGAAAAGTATTTTTGGTCTTTGGCAAAAGTTTAGCAAAGCGCTACTTCGATGAGATAAAAGGTGCCAGCGTAAAACGAAAGGTTCCTAGGAGCCTCTATGGAGTTATGAGAACACACTGA